The Rana temporaria chromosome 13, aRanTem1.1, whole genome shotgun sequence genome has a window encoding:
- the GPHB5 gene encoding glycoprotein hormone beta-5, translated as MVQKGVVLVSLLVLNSYLSTLAISNFSLRTFIGCAVREFTFLAKKPGCKGLRVTTDACWGRCETWEKPILDPPYIDAYHRVCTYNETKLVTVKLPNCLPSVDPFFTYPVAIRCDCGVCSTSTTECETL; from the exons ATGGTTCAAAAAGGTGTTGTCCTGGTTTCACTTCTGGTCTTAAACAGCTACCTGAGCACCTTGGCCATCTCCAACTTCAGCTTGAGAACATTCATTGGCTGTGCCGTTAGGGAATTCACCTTCTTGGCAAAGAAACCTGGCTGTAAGGGTTTACGTGTTACAACAGATGCCTGTTGGGGGCGCTGTGAAACTTGGGAG AAACCCATCCTAGACCCACCCTACATAGATGCTTATCACAGAGTCTGCACCTACAACGAAACAAagctggttactgtgaaattaccaAACTGCCTGCCCAGCGTGGACCCATTCTTCACTTACCCTGTGGCCATCAGATGTGACTGTGGGGTTTGCTCTACTTCAACTACAGAGTGtgagacgctttaa